Proteins encoded together in one Miscanthus floridulus cultivar M001 chromosome 16, ASM1932011v1, whole genome shotgun sequence window:
- the LOC136509876 gene encoding uncharacterized protein, translating to MKWTEDIQGEIPVQALMEYLELWDMLEDISVQEGIPDRHIWRLSASGKYTAKSAYGALFEGALSFAPFERIWKSWAPPKCRFFMWLVAHNRCWTADRLARRGLPHPDHCLLCDQEEENIQHLLIGCVFARQFWYDILHSIGLAALAPQSDVSSFDDWWDKAVLTVSEDARKGLNSLIILGAWTIWKHRNDCVFNGATPRLSTALNLAREEALLWSLAGARGLSPIHSS from the coding sequence ATGAAATGGACAGAAGATATCCAAGGGGAAATACCTGTGCAAGCTTTAATGGAATATCTTGAGCTATGGGATATGCTAGAGGATATAAGTGTACAGGAGGGGATCCCTGATAGGCATATTTGGAGGCTGTCCGCCTCAGGTAAATATACAGCTAAATCAGCCTATGGTGCACTTTTTGAGGGAGCCCTCAGTTTCGCCCCATTTGAGCGCATCTGGAAATCTTGGGCGCCCCCTAAGTGTCGTTTCTTCATGTGGCTGGTTGCTCACAATCGCTGCTGGACAGCTGACAGGTTGGCTCGAAGAGGTCTTCCTCATCCGGACCATTGTCTGCtatgtgatcaagaagaagagaaCATCCAGCACCTTCTCATTGGGTGTGTGTTTGCAAGACAATTCTGGTATGACATCCTACATAGCATCGGACTGGCAGCACTAGCCCCGCAGTCAGATGTTTCCTCCTTTGATGATTGGTGGGACAAGGCGGTCTTGACAGTAAGCGAAGATGCGCGAAAGGGACTGAATTCCCTCATTATCCTAGGAGCCTGGACCATCTGGAAACATCGAAACGATTGTGTCTTCAACGGAGCTACCCCTAGATTATCTACAGCTTTGAACCTTGCTAGGGAGGAAGCCCTCCTTTGGTCTTTGGCTGGTGCTAGGGGACTGTCCCCGATACACAGCTCTTGA